In Chitinophaga nivalis, a single genomic region encodes these proteins:
- the tgt gene encoding tRNA guanosine(34) transglycosylase Tgt: MDFELITTDSGSNARAGKVTTAHGEIETPIFMPVGTVGSVKAVTQDQLRDAVQAQIILGNTYHLYLRPGLEVLSLAGGLHKFNGWDRPILTDSGGYQVFSLAANRKIKEEGVVFQSHIDGSRHLFTPENVMDIQRTIGADIIMAFDECPPYPSEYRYARKSMELTHRWLDRCIQRLADTQPAYGHEQTLFPIVQGSTYKDLRKASAEYIASRNCAGNAIGGLSVGEPENEMYEMCGHVCEILPADKPRYLMGVGTPWNILENIALGIDMFDCVMPTRNGRNGMLFTWNGVMNIRNKKWATDFTPIDSNSACFATNSYSRAYLRHLFVAGEILGMTLASVHNLAFYLELVQEARRQILAGTFSTWKAGMVNQLKTRL, from the coding sequence GTGGATTTTGAACTGATAACTACAGATAGCGGCAGCAATGCCAGGGCAGGTAAAGTAACCACCGCCCATGGGGAGATAGAAACCCCTATTTTTATGCCGGTAGGTACCGTGGGCAGTGTAAAGGCTGTTACCCAGGACCAGCTGCGCGATGCTGTGCAGGCACAAATCATTCTCGGCAATACTTATCATTTATATTTAAGACCCGGCCTGGAAGTATTGTCGCTGGCCGGCGGACTGCATAAATTCAACGGGTGGGACCGGCCTATCCTGACAGATAGCGGGGGATACCAGGTGTTTTCCCTGGCAGCCAACCGTAAAATCAAGGAAGAGGGTGTGGTGTTTCAATCCCACATCGATGGTTCCCGCCATCTTTTCACCCCTGAAAATGTAATGGATATCCAGCGTACCATCGGAGCCGATATTATTATGGCCTTTGATGAATGTCCGCCTTATCCTTCCGAATACAGGTATGCCCGTAAGTCGATGGAGCTGACCCACCGCTGGCTGGACCGCTGTATCCAGCGCCTGGCTGATACCCAGCCTGCCTATGGTCATGAACAAACGTTGTTCCCGATTGTACAGGGCAGCACCTATAAAGATCTCCGTAAAGCTTCTGCCGAATACATTGCTTCCCGCAACTGCGCCGGTAATGCTATTGGTGGTCTCAGTGTGGGCGAGCCGGAAAACGAAATGTATGAAATGTGTGGGCATGTATGTGAAATACTGCCGGCAGATAAACCCCGTTACCTCATGGGCGTGGGCACTCCCTGGAATATCCTGGAGAATATAGCCCTGGGCATAGATATGTTCGACTGTGTGATGCCAACGCGTAATGGCCGCAACGGTATGCTGTTTACCTGGAATGGCGTGATGAACATCCGCAACAAGAAATGGGCGACCGACTTCACACCAATTGATAGCAACAGCGCCTGTTTCGCTACCAACAGCTATTCCCGCGCTTACCTGCGCCACTTATTTGTAGCCGGAGAAATATTGGGCATGACATTAGCCAGTGTGCATAACCTGGCGTTTTATCTGGAGCTGGTGCAGGAAGCCCGCCGCCAGATCCTTGCAGGCACGTTTTCCACATGGAAAGCCGGCATGGTAAACCAGTTGAAAACACGCCTGTAA
- a CDS encoding LptF/LptG family permease, whose translation MTKIDWYILRKLIGTFIYSLMIFLLISVVIDTTEKVDDFMKNHLSLREIVVDYYFGFIPHILALLFPLFIFLSVIFFTSKMAYRSEIIAILCAGVSFRRFLRPYWIGAFLFGGVLWLANYWVVPNANRIRTSFENKYLHSHDDQKSQYDRTTRIDSFTYVTFGSYDPNYRSGGNFILQTVKGQNMGFKLKADRVSWDSTSQKWRLDYVTMRTMNGLKEVWTSKQDTLLKIPLVPKDLVDEKNLQEAMTTPDLRKYIQREAIRGAEGLNIYWVEYYRRTAAAAAVVVLTLIGGIIAAKKVRGGSGLHLALGIVISACYIIFLQFTTVFSVKADLNPIIAVWIPNVIFGGLAFYLYLKAPK comes from the coding sequence ATGACTAAAATTGACTGGTACATTTTACGCAAGCTCATAGGTACTTTCATTTATTCCCTGATGATATTCCTATTGATTTCTGTGGTGATCGACACTACAGAAAAGGTGGATGATTTTATGAAAAATCATCTGTCGTTACGGGAGATTGTGGTAGACTATTATTTCGGTTTTATACCGCATATCCTGGCGTTACTGTTCCCGTTGTTCATCTTCCTGTCTGTCATCTTTTTTACATCCAAGATGGCCTACCGCTCAGAGATCATCGCGATTCTTTGCGCAGGAGTAAGCTTCCGCCGGTTCCTGCGTCCTTACTGGATCGGAGCTTTTTTATTCGGTGGGGTGCTATGGCTGGCCAACTATTGGGTAGTTCCCAATGCCAACCGTATCCGTACTTCCTTTGAGAATAAATACCTGCATAGTCATGATGACCAGAAATCGCAGTACGATCGTACTACCCGCATAGATAGCTTTACCTATGTGACTTTTGGTTCCTATGATCCGAACTATAGAAGCGGCGGTAACTTTATTCTTCAAACGGTGAAGGGGCAGAACATGGGATTCAAGCTGAAGGCCGACCGTGTCAGCTGGGATTCTACTTCCCAGAAATGGCGCCTGGACTATGTGACCATGCGTACCATGAATGGCCTGAAAGAAGTATGGACCAGTAAGCAAGACACTTTATTAAAGATTCCGCTGGTGCCTAAAGACCTGGTAGATGAGAAAAATCTCCAGGAAGCGATGACCACTCCTGACCTGAGAAAATATATCCAGCGGGAAGCGATTCGTGGCGCAGAAGGATTAAATATCTACTGGGTGGAATATTACCGGCGTACAGCGGCTGCTGCCGCAGTGGTGGTACTTACCCTCATTGGTGGTATTATTGCTGCCAAAAAGGTGAGAGGAGGTAGTGGATTGCATCTGGCATTGGGAATTGTGATCAGCGCATGTTATATCATATTCCTGCAGTTTACCACAGTGTTTTCTGTAAAAGCAGACCTGAACCCGATTATTGCCGTGTGGATTCCGAATGTTATTTTCGGTGGACTGGCCTTCTATCTGTATCTCAAAGCGCCTAAATAA